A genomic region of Peromyscus eremicus chromosome 19, PerEre_H2_v1, whole genome shotgun sequence contains the following coding sequences:
- the Prr16 gene encoding protein Largen produces the protein MTDSSKTDTLNSSSSGTTASSIEKIKVQANAPLIKPPAHPSAILTVLRKPNPPPPPPRLTPVRCEEPPRAAPTVNPVKTNGTLLRNGGLPGRPNKIPNGDICCIPSSNSDKAPVQSLMPRPEKDRSPQVGPPRERVRFNEKVQYHGYCPDCETLYNAKNREVQMHSEPVHPPGKIPHQGPPFPPPPHLPTFPLENGGLGISHSNSFPPPTPAAVPPPTAPKPQKTILRKSTTTTV, from the coding sequence ATGACTGACAGCTCCAAGACAGACACGCTGAACAGCAGCTCCAGCGGCACAACGGCGTCCAGCATAGAGAAGATCAAAGTGCAGGCCAATGCCCCCCTCATTAAACCTCCAGCACACCCCTCTGCTATCCTCACGGTTCTGAGAAAGCCAaatcctccaccacctcctccaaggctgaCACCTGTGAGGTGTGAAGAGCCTCCCAGAGCGGCGCCGACTGTCAATCCTGTAAAGACCAACGGCACCCTTCTACGGAATGGAGGCTTACCGGGCAGACCCAACAAAATTCCAAATGGAGACATCTGTTGCATACCCAGTAGTAACTCGGACAAGGCCCCAGTGCAGTCTCTGATGCCCAGACCTGAAAAGGACAGGAGTCCCCAAGTAGGGCCTCCTCGGGAACGAGTACGGTTCAATGAAAAAGTACAATACCATGGctattgtcctgactgtgagacCCTGTATAACGCAAAGAACAGGGAGGTCCAAATGCACAGTGAACCAGTCCATCCGCCTGGAAAGATCCCTCACCAaggccctcccttccctcctccacctcATCTCCCCACTTTCCCATTAGAAAATGGGGGACTGGGAATAAGCCACAGTAACAGCTTCCCCCCTCCCACACCTGCAGCTGTGCCTCCTCCCACTGCACCAAAACCACAGAAGACTATCTTGAGAAAATCCACCACTACCACAGTGTGA